A stretch of Aedes aegypti strain LVP_AGWG chromosome 2, AaegL5.0 Primary Assembly, whole genome shotgun sequence DNA encodes these proteins:
- the LOC5565773 gene encoding putative beta-carotene-binding protein isoform X1 translates to MKVLVLLCAVCALTSAIEFQDNPEVELPSFMRICNRNDPELGQCIKDSIQRLLPELANGIPAIGFPAIEPFSQDSNYFEYKNQQMHGSLHLKNAKTYGLSRAQIRDVRATADDGSLRMEVDVYFPKVITEGKYKGEGRFNAIKVVSKGYFNVTTSDVSATWRISGRTTQRQGEEYLLIDKFDMTPEVGDMKVYATGLFPDPGLNQVALDFVNQYWPSLYKQMLPETRQSWEPMMLDIVNKMFNRVPYRRLLPKAEA, encoded by the exons ATGAAGGTGCTAGTGCTTTTGTGCGCTGTTTGTGCACTAACCAGTGCGATCGAGTTCCAGGATAATCCAGAAGTTGAACTAC CATCGTTCATGCGCATATGTAACCGCAACGACCCTGAACTTGGGCAGTGTATCAAGGATTCCATTCAGCGGCTGCTTCCAGAATTGGCG AACGGCATTCCAGCAATCGGTTTCCCAGCCATCGAACCGTTCAGCCAGGACAGCAACTACTTCGAGtacaaaaatcaacaaatgcaCGGATCGCTGCATCTGAAGAATGCCAAAACATACGGTTTGAGTCGTGCCCAAATCCGAGATGTGCGAGCCACTGCCGACGATGGTTCCCTCCGAATGGAAGTCGATGTGTACTTCCCAAAGGTGATCACTGAAGGAAAATACAAGGGAGAAGGACGGTTCAACGCCATCAAGGTTGTGTCCAAGGGATACTTCAACGTGACCACAT CTGACGTTTCCGCCACTTGGAGAATCTCTGGCCGTACTACGCAGCGTCAAGGAGAAGAATATCTTTTGATTGACAAATTTGACATGACTCCAGAAGTAGGAGACATGAAGGTCTACGCTACCGGACTGTTCCCAGATCCAGGACTGA ATCAAGTCGCACTAGACTTCGTCAACCAGTATTGGCCCTCGCTATACAAGCAAATGTTACCCGAAACGCGCCAATCCTGGGAGCCAATGATGTTAGACATTGTGAACAAAATGTTCAACCGTGTACCATATCGAAGGCTGTTGCCCAAAGCAGAAGCAT
- the LOC5565773 gene encoding putative beta-carotene-binding protein isoform X2 yields MLRASFMRICNRNDPELGQCIKDSIQRLLPELANGIPAIGFPAIEPFSQDSNYFEYKNQQMHGSLHLKNAKTYGLSRAQIRDVRATADDGSLRMEVDVYFPKVITEGKYKGEGRFNAIKVVSKGYFNVTTSDVSATWRISGRTTQRQGEEYLLIDKFDMTPEVGDMKVYATGLFPDPGLNQVALDFVNQYWPSLYKQMLPETRQSWEPMMLDIVNKMFNRVPYRRLLPKAEA; encoded by the exons ATGCTGAGAG CATCGTTCATGCGCATATGTAACCGCAACGACCCTGAACTTGGGCAGTGTATCAAGGATTCCATTCAGCGGCTGCTTCCAGAATTGGCG AACGGCATTCCAGCAATCGGTTTCCCAGCCATCGAACCGTTCAGCCAGGACAGCAACTACTTCGAGtacaaaaatcaacaaatgcaCGGATCGCTGCATCTGAAGAATGCCAAAACATACGGTTTGAGTCGTGCCCAAATCCGAGATGTGCGAGCCACTGCCGACGATGGTTCCCTCCGAATGGAAGTCGATGTGTACTTCCCAAAGGTGATCACTGAAGGAAAATACAAGGGAGAAGGACGGTTCAACGCCATCAAGGTTGTGTCCAAGGGATACTTCAACGTGACCACAT CTGACGTTTCCGCCACTTGGAGAATCTCTGGCCGTACTACGCAGCGTCAAGGAGAAGAATATCTTTTGATTGACAAATTTGACATGACTCCAGAAGTAGGAGACATGAAGGTCTACGCTACCGGACTGTTCCCAGATCCAGGACTGA ATCAAGTCGCACTAGACTTCGTCAACCAGTATTGGCCCTCGCTATACAAGCAAATGTTACCCGAAACGCGCCAATCCTGGGAGCCAATGATGTTAGACATTGTGAACAAAATGTTCAACCGTGTACCATATCGAAGGCTGTTGCCCAAAGCAGAAGCAT
- the LOC5565773 gene encoding putative beta-carotene-binding protein isoform X3 — translation MRICNRNDPELGQCIKDSIQRLLPELANGIPAIGFPAIEPFSQDSNYFEYKNQQMHGSLHLKNAKTYGLSRAQIRDVRATADDGSLRMEVDVYFPKVITEGKYKGEGRFNAIKVVSKGYFNVTTSDVSATWRISGRTTQRQGEEYLLIDKFDMTPEVGDMKVYATGLFPDPGLNQVALDFVNQYWPSLYKQMLPETRQSWEPMMLDIVNKMFNRVPYRRLLPKAEA, via the exons ATGCGCATATGTAACCGCAACGACCCTGAACTTGGGCAGTGTATCAAGGATTCCATTCAGCGGCTGCTTCCAGAATTGGCG AACGGCATTCCAGCAATCGGTTTCCCAGCCATCGAACCGTTCAGCCAGGACAGCAACTACTTCGAGtacaaaaatcaacaaatgcaCGGATCGCTGCATCTGAAGAATGCCAAAACATACGGTTTGAGTCGTGCCCAAATCCGAGATGTGCGAGCCACTGCCGACGATGGTTCCCTCCGAATGGAAGTCGATGTGTACTTCCCAAAGGTGATCACTGAAGGAAAATACAAGGGAGAAGGACGGTTCAACGCCATCAAGGTTGTGTCCAAGGGATACTTCAACGTGACCACAT CTGACGTTTCCGCCACTTGGAGAATCTCTGGCCGTACTACGCAGCGTCAAGGAGAAGAATATCTTTTGATTGACAAATTTGACATGACTCCAGAAGTAGGAGACATGAAGGTCTACGCTACCGGACTGTTCCCAGATCCAGGACTGA ATCAAGTCGCACTAGACTTCGTCAACCAGTATTGGCCCTCGCTATACAAGCAAATGTTACCCGAAACGCGCCAATCCTGGGAGCCAATGATGTTAGACATTGTGAACAAAATGTTCAACCGTGTACCATATCGAAGGCTGTTGCCCAAAGCAGAAGCAT